A window of Centroberyx gerrardi isolate f3 chromosome 6, fCenGer3.hap1.cur.20231027, whole genome shotgun sequence genomic DNA:
GTGCTGTAAGCTTTACGTTATCAGCTAGCGCTGCTGCTAAACTTGTTTGGCttgttttgaatgtgtgtaactcTAGGTGAAACTAGTTTGCATTACTAACCCATTACGAGTTAATTACACGTTGTTGGGACGCTTAAACAGTTTGCCTTGTGTTCACTTGGAGGAATATCTACATTGTTGTCACAACTGCATACTGCTAGTGTTGTGATACCAAGGTGCAGTTGCAGTTTCATCCTTGATTCAGGTGTTATAATCTGTATTCAGAACTAATTAGCTAGTGTAATGGCGTAATACCTCTAGGTCACATTAATAGTgttaaaatacaagaaaaaacatacaatacaaacaGTCAACAGTATTGTATCAATAGGCAAACATCTGTTTAAGGGATCTGCTAATTAACTATTGTCAGACTCTGACAAGTCTTTGCTATTACTGAACTCATGATGGAACAGggctgtgtgtggctgtagcTGGCTAGTTCAGACTAATGATATccattttgactattttcagtTTAAAGTaagataatgttgtttttcaaggTTGTTGCATGCTAAAATGTTTTACAATCGAAACTGaaagcaattttttttccaaaattcaTCAGTTGTTCTCCATGATTGACATGAAGCCCCCGATATCCCGTGCTAAGATGATGTCTGTAACAAAATCGGCCATAAAAGCTATCAAGGTAAAGTGAATACTGtatcattttcattgtgatatTATGGCCTAGAAGATGTGGCTGTTATTAGAGGAGTGGGGATCACTAAGACCTTTTTATTTAGCTGGGTTGGAATTAAATGCTATCATGATTCACAATGCTTTGGGATTTGTTTTCGATTTGACAGACTGATTTTTATAATATGCAGTATAAAATGACCCAATACCCCTCGAAATTATTTGCCCCCTGTCTTAGTTGTTGTTATTGGTCTGTTATTGGTGCAAGAATCATGAGCTTGCGCAGGTTTTAATTTTAAAGATGCTTAAGCTCAAACTTAACATCATATATTCACCAATGTGTTCCTATTTtggatttgtttgttgttaAAACTAAAACACCCCTAAAATGAAGGGGTGTCTCctaacaatttatttgtaaataATACAGAATGGTGAATTTTAACAACAAACAGTTATTTAAATGTTCCTGTTTCAAGTGATTTCATTTGAGGCTTCATTACTTAATACAGCAAAAAATGTTTGGCATAAAGATTATCAACGTGACATGATAAATTTGAACACTTGGAAATATAGGCTATGTGTTTCAGTTTATATGCTCCAACTAATGACTAAACCTCTTGGAATTTGTGTGCTGTTATTTCCTAAACTGGTGAAATTAAGTAGAGCGGGTCTTGATTGTTTTCAAATTACTATCAACCACCACTGGAAATGATAATTTGTCAAACTGTAGGTTACTTGGCAACAGTAGGTGATAACCGCCATTGTGTAGTCAGAGGCTAAGATTGACTTGCAGTATCCTTCTCTAGCTTGCTGATTCAGAAATACCACAGCCTTCCCCAGAAAGACCTTTGAACAGCTGTAGGAATGACTAAGCAGTTAAAACATGTAGTGCATTGGCTCCGTGGAATCTGATCTCATTATTGGACGTTTTTGGAAGTGATATTTCCAGAGTTGGCAATAAGCTTGAGAAAGACTGTGGTTAACGTGATGGTGGGAATGGGGGAGGAGACATTTTGAAGACCTTCAGAGCTCACTGTTTTCATCTGACATGCATGTAAAGAGGTCTAAAGGAAAGATGGCAAATGTTGTGACTGATGttaatttttctcttttattagCTCTACAAACATGTTGTCCAGATTGTCGAAAAGTTCATCAAGAAGGTATGTACCGTAGGACCTGTTGCCATATATTACACTTTGGAGTTCAAGATGCAGTGTGCAAATGCAAGATCTCATGAGACAATGGTAATAAACtatcattgttttcattttttgtcgTTTCCATTAGTGCAAGCCAGAATTAAAAGTCCCTGGTTTGTATGTGGTCGACTCCATTGTCCGACAGTCGCGCCATCAGTTTGGTGTCGACAAGGACGTGTTTGGGCCCAGGTTCTTGAAGAACTTCACAGATACCTTCCAAAATCTGTACCGCTGTCCTGAGGATGATAAGGTACTCTATGTGTATGCTTCTGATGTTGAAATTATAGGGTAACTGAACAGTGATAAGAAATGTCTTAAGCATGGTATTGCCTCTTTTCAGAGCAAAATAGTGCGTGTCCTGAACCTGTGGCAGAAGAACGGAGTGTTTGAGATGGACATCATTCAGCCTCTGCTGGATATGGCAACTGGATCCTTTGTGCCTGCTCCCTCACTGGAAGGTAAAGGAAAGAAAATATTCTCCTGTAATGCTTAGAATAtccaaacacattttattcagtTCCATTTTTTATAATAGATGAAAGGTTGTGTTTCCTGCACGAGTTGAAGAGAGCAAAAATGTTGCACTAACAACAGATAAAGATAGAAGACAGACATGTGATACAACCATATCACTTGGAAGAGTTTAAGTAAAGTTCTGAGTTGTCCAccatctgcttttttttttttttctttgcaaacCACTACCCACCTCCCGTATTAACTAATGTGCATGCAAAGACGTTACCTTAAGACATCCTCCTGTGTCCCAACAGGCCCCGCTGACCCCCAAGCAGAGCCACAGCCTCCTCCTGTCACTAGTGCCTCAATTGCGGCTGCTGTGCCCCAGCTGCCCAGCCCTGATGCCTTAGCTGCTGTGGCACAGCTGTTTAAGTCGTCACAGGGTCAGGAGGTGAGCCAGAAATCAATTGAAACGCTCCATCAGTTGTACTAATTATCAATCTTAACGGTTCGCGGCTAGCAAAGAATTATTAAAaacgaaataaataaatagcaggTTTTATCCCTTGaatgacccctctctctccttccactaGCTGCAGAAAATGCTGCAGAACTTCCAGCAGGGGGAGAAAACCCTGGCAGCCACCATTGCAAACAACGTACCAGCCCATCTCCAGATGCCTCCAGCCCAGCTCAACCCATACAgcgcacacacagagcagaaaagCTCATTAGCCAAGGTAATGACATAGCCCAACAAAGCCTACTATGATCATATGCAAATTACCGTTCTTATTTAGTTGTTAactttgatttgtttattaacattttttcataattcattcattcacttctgCAGCAACTCCTCGACCGTTTCGATTACGATGACGAACCAGAGGACGGGAAGAATAAAGAAGGCAGTGCCCAGTCTCTGTGAGTTCATGAAAATGCACTTAAGCCCTGTTCTGTTCAGGCCAGAAGTGGAATGGACGTGTGTTGGCTGCGTAGCCAAATAGCCCGCTTCCTTTCAGCGCCCATGTTAATGGGTGGGAGTGAAGACACTGGTCATGGAGCGGTGCTTGTGACTCGCAGACGTGCTAGTTTTGGCGTGGAGTGTATTTTCTCCACGCAGatggtgatatatatatatatatatatatcatatgaccacagaaacacatgtaTATATTCAGTGAGCAACCgagcagctgttgttgttgttgttgattaatacaTGTGCAGTAATGTAAACTCAAAAATCAACAGTCATTGTGGGTTGATGACCATCATTTCTGCCtttgaattatcacttgccttttgaaaattgtCTGTTATTGAATTGTCACAAAAATCAACAATAGACGCTTaggtgtatttatttatatttaatttatttaatgttactatttaaatagaaaaagAGACGTATAGGTCCTATAGGCTATATTACTATATTGGAATTTTACTATTTAAGCTTGCTGTACCGTTGTGCCGTTGTTAGTAGAAAGTCTGAGTAAAATGCATCGTTTCAATTGCCGATCAGATCGGTGATCACCTGGTCACACTGTTCGGAATCGGCCTCAGAAAACCTGTTCGGTGCATCCATACCTTTACTCTTAACACACCTACTAGTGATTGTGAGAAAGTGAGAATTGTTCTTGGTGTCGTTTTTGTAATACCCAGGTTCTGTATCTTTTTTTGTCATTACAGAGGTGTTCCAGAAAACCTGTTTAACCAGTTTCCTGGTCAGATGCCCAACATGGAGAATGTTCATCTGCATATGATGGGAGAGACTGGTGGCAACGAGGTATCCAAATTATCACCCCCTCATCACAATATCTCACTGGACCTAATCtgtcatacatatatatatgaaatGTTAACACACGATTAAAGTTATAGGTCTATTCTCACATTCCCGTATTCGGCACAGAGCCAAAATAATGGAGTTCAAAATATTCATAGTAAAGCTTGCAACTTAATTTATGAATGCTCCCAAATTTAATGTTTCGATTCGACGAGTTGCAAGCTTTAGCCTAAATGTTTTGAGCATGTGATTCTAACAAGTATGCTGCCACTGTCCAACCGTATTTGCTGTGTTCATGAtgtctattttttaactttttcctGTGGCTGTCTCTTTGTTCCCTCTCAGTACGGTGGAGGAACGAGTCATTGTGAGCCGATGATGATGCCCGATGGATACCCATCCATAAACGAGGCATATTCACAATCACGGGTAAAGAAAAAACATGCTAGTTTATTAACCTGTTCATGAGAGAGTTCGGAGAGTCAATGGAGGGGGGTctctattgtttgtttgtttgtttgtttgtttttcagcctATGtagtcagcagcttcagtcatTAAAAAAATCATGTTACAGAAGCCTTTCATCTTCAACACAAAAGCTTTATGTAGCTGAAATTACTTCAGCTAAACCTTTTACTGGATTTGCATTGTTGCCTTCCACTTGTTCCATTGTTGCACTTAAACAAGACACCAGTTTGACTTGAGGAAGACAGTTTTGTTGATTCTTTTATAATCAAATTGCTCAGTAAAAAATATCATGGCTACCTTTTTTGGCAAGGACATTTCTATTTTATGTGCCACATTGAATTTTGGACTTAACTTGTGACTAAACCTTTTTGAATTAGGACTTGTGAAGGCTTCATTAGCTTTACACAGTATCAACATAGTTTCTCATCATTGTCTTTGTAGGGAGGTTCAAGAGAAGATTTGTCTATGAGGAGGGAAGGCAGGCACAAAGCCTATGGCAGGAGATCAAGATCCAGGTCTGGCTCCAGGTAAGAGGCCGTGCTCATGGCAGATACAATGTTGTCGGTCTCAGTTACACACTAAACGAGAATTTTATTGTAATAGTAAGGTTTTGCGTCTCAGtcatatttgtgtatttattcatCGTGTATAACTCAGTGTATTACTCAGGTATTTTCATGCTCAACTGATCAAATGACcagaaaaaataattttcccCTTATGAATAAGATGATTTGGTGATGCATATATGCCCTATTCAACCACATGTTcaatgttttgtgtttcagaTCTCCCAGGAGGAGAAGATCAAGGTCGACGTCCCGCTCGAGGAGGCCACGACATCGGCGCTCTGATTCTCGCTCCAGAGAACAGCGCTGGAGATCCCGCTCTCGTTCTCAGGACAGgaatgaaagacagaaggacagagaacGCAGACAGAAAGGTCTCCCCAGCATAAAGAGCCAGACACTCAGTGGTATGTACACCTATGATTGTCAGATATTAGCCTTTTTCATGGAATTGTACAATGACTACTTCATGTAAGCTGCAGCTGGATTATCTACCCAAACAGACCGGACAGAGAAAATAAGAACCACTTTGTTCCACGTATGATCATTAagattttatattttgacaCCACATTGCTGTGCATCCACACCTGGACTCTCATTACTCATTTCTTTTACttgctctttcttttcatctcttgTCATTGACTATATGCATATTCGTGGCTCTAAATTAACTTTGTCTTTGGTAGCTCTGGCACacctaaatatataacaaatataACTAGAGGCTGTCACTAATTTGTTAATGTTTGGAATGCATTCAAATCTCCTTGCAGAACAGGGGTTCAGAAATGGAAAATCAGTTTGGAAATTGTAATTCCTTTGTCCCATCATTTGCACAGCAACAGTATCCACTTGCGCAACCAGATTCCCAAAATTATATACTCTACTATTCACATCCCAGGATTCAAAATGTACCGTTATTTGTCAACAAATCCAACACACAAGCAGTAACCTCATTTTTGGGTGCATGCTGCAGCTGTTGTGAATGAGAGTGCTTTGTTTCTTATTAGTCTGGATAAGAATTTGCACATTTGCCAACAGCACATCAGAGGAAAAATTAGGAGTGACATGAGCAGCAGAAGACTGAGTAACAGCTGGCAGCAAGTAAAAGTCCTATAGTCTGAACAGGGAGTAAGTGGCAGTCCTCCTTATTTTAGTTACCTGCAGGTGATCAGTCCACCTCTCAAATGAAGTCAGCGTCAGCATAGCAAGATTTTCCCACATTTTCCAACATGAGTACTCATTAAGAACTAATTATAGCCAAcattaatccatataactaccTCACTCTATTATAGCCTGTACATGCTAAATGTAGGGATGAATTTGACAGGAAAGTGtattgaaaacagaaaatagtCTAAAGTCCAGTCTATCCATGACAATAAAGTTCAGTAGGATCAAAAGTTGAGCTCAACATCACTATGATTTCATGAGAAGATGAAGAGCTTTTACCAATCCCCATGAAACAGAATAGTAAATATGCCACTTGAatgaaaaaaaccaaaaaacttTAATTTCTCTGCCCTTCCAAGATGTTGCTCATCTCGTTTTACCTGTAGTTTGCAGCACCACATTGTGGGTGGGACAACTTGACAAGAGAACTCAGCAGTCCGATGTGATGTCCCTCCTGGAAGAGTTTGGCCAGATCGAGTCCATCAATGTAAGTTTGGACAAAAATTCTTCAGGATGTCAAAGAAACTTGTAAGCCTGTATGATCTTGAGCTAATGTTGTCCCTAATTTCACCGTTGTCTCTCGCCCTTCTCTGTCCAGATGATTCCTCCGAGGGGTTGTGCCTATATTGTTATGGTTCACAGGCAAGATGCCTATACAGCCTTGCACAAACTCTGTAGTGGGTCATATAAAGTCAATCAGAAACCCATCAAGGTACATAAACCCTTAAGCAGATTGATTTCATTTCCAGTTTCATGTCTGATGTGTAGACCATGTTTTGGGGGCGATTGTTAACTTTCTGATCATAGGACATTTCATTCTTGCCTAGATTGCTTGGGCTCTGAACAAAGGTATAAAGTCAGCACACAAAAAGTTCTGGGATGTGGAGCGGGGCGTTACCTACATCCCCTGGAGCAAAGTCAAAGTAGAGGAGCTGGAGAGCTATCGAGAAGGGGGCATGCTGGACGCAGACACACTGAATCCAGGTAAACACTCAGCCATACACTCATTATAACTTAATGATTTGGTAGAGATGGATATTCAGTTATTGTGGCTTGATGGTTACAGTTTTCCTCATCTTGTGATTGTATTTTCCTTTGTGGACAGAGTGGAATCATGTGAAGGACCTCAATAAGCCGGCAGCTGTAAATGGAGCCATGGAAAGTGTACCGGCAGATGGATCAGTCGCCGCTCAAATTCAGGTAATACTAATACAGTTTTATATAAAACTCCTCTTTAatagtcagtgtgtgtttttattttttgttgttgtgttttgttaaattgCCTTACTCTTTGGAAGTTTGTTTCACTAATCCTTTTTGTGGAGGCTATAAGGAAAATAATCGATTGTTGCATATGAGTAGCGGAGcttatcctaaaaaaaaaaaacaaggactgAACCACGCTGTTTTTCTGCTCTTCAAAAGTCAAGTCACTGTTACTTTTCTGGAGGTGTAAACTCACAAAAGTGACCTACGCAAAAGAGAAAATctttaatcaaatcaaaaatcTGATAGTCCTAAATAATAAAAAGTCAGAAATTCTGAGAATTATGCTTATAGACTCCTGTCCCATGAGGGAGTGATGATCTGTAAATCAAGGTATATGAAGCTTTTGTCTGGACATACTGCAAGGACAAATTAACTTGTGCTTGCAAGACTGCAGATGTTCTTGCTGAATTTGACTTGCTGAATTTGACTTGAATAGCTTAGTCAATATTGACCAAATTGTGGACTTCCTGTCCACAACATCCCTTCTAGGATATCTTTTCATCAGTCAAGGTGTGTGTATACCAGATTTGGCACTATTATAATTGAATTTTGGACTGTTCGATCAACTGCTGTTCTGCCTTTAATGAAAATTAGGGTATTTACTATGTAAGAGGGCATTTTCATTATGTCACTTACTGTTTCAGATCTTTCCGTCACCCAATAAGCATGTATATCAAATTTGGTGCTTTTATCCAGTGTGCCACAATGATTCAGATAAGCTCCTCTACTGATAGGCATTATATTCATGAATGCTTCTCCTTCAGTTCTCATTTGAAAAAGTATTTGAAACTTCACTCCGTAGTCTTGCGCTGTGCAGTCTAAATTATTCCAATAAAGTGGGAATTCAACAAAAGAAACTATTACTGTGGTATGTGAAGAGGGATGCTTTTTTGTTCATCCTTTCTCCATTTTCAGTAGCAAGTTCTATTACCCAGAACCATTATCTCACCATGGCCACGGTAGCCTCATGTTCAAAGTCATAGAAAGGTTTATATTAAATGCTTATTTTCACATCCTATCACAAATGACATTCTTGTTAACCATCCATCAGTGCTTGAATGAGACAAAGACCATACTTTGCTATAAATTAAACAGTTTCTTGGAAGAGCATCTGCCCAACTGTGGTGGGTGTGAACCCTAAAATCATGAATATGCAAATCAATAGTGAACTTGCATGAAAGCTGAGTGGTGACACCAGCCAGCAATAAATCAAAACGTGAATGTAGTATTTGCGACAATTCATCGTAATCTAATATTGTTAAGTCAAAATCTGTTAGAGAATCAGCTTGAATCGGCTATGTATTGTTAAAATCAAAGTATACAAGGAAAAGGCAAAAATCAGGCTCGTCATGAAGCTGAGA
This region includes:
- the LOC139931279 gene encoding SR-related and CTD-associated factor 4-like isoform X1, which translates into the protein MDAVNAFNMELFSMIDMKPPISRAKMMSVTKSAIKAIKLYKHVVQIVEKFIKKCKPELKVPGLYVVDSIVRQSRHQFGVDKDVFGPRFLKNFTDTFQNLYRCPEDDKSKIVRVLNLWQKNGVFEMDIIQPLLDMATGSFVPAPSLEGPADPQAEPQPPPVTSASIAAAVPQLPSPDALAAVAQLFKSSQGQELQKMLQNFQQGEKTLAATIANNVPAHLQMPPAQLNPYSAHTEQKSSLAKQLLDRFDYDDEPEDGKNKEGSAQSLGVPENLFNQFPGQMPNMENVHLHMMGETGGNEYGGGTSHCEPMMMPDGYPSINEAYSQSRGGSREDLSMRREGRHKAYGRRSRSRSGSRSPRRRRSRSTSRSRRPRHRRSDSRSREQRWRSRSRSQDRNERQKDRERRQKGLPSIKSQTLSVCSTTLWVGQLDKRTQQSDVMSLLEEFGQIESINMIPPRGCAYIVMVHRQDAYTALHKLCSGSYKVNQKPIKIAWALNKGIKSAHKKFWDVERGVTYIPWSKVKVEELESYREGGMLDADTLNPEWNHVKDLNKPAAVNGAMESVPADGSVAAQIQVPPVQQAAAIGGLPAFPGPIMLSPTSMPPRGSPFIPAGFDPIKLPPAGFSPAAAGTGKTTEESTQDPNGNNGTSSDTGSDNQLGSPGAPMMSLPGPVGPRPGMPPLQHPPGMPSPHLPPFLPPPNMPPMPPQMMPRGPMFPPDRFRMPMPFAPRGPPFQPRHPMGPEGMDDREGGHFRNGRPGFGCPPFHRGRW
- the LOC139931279 gene encoding SR-related and CTD-associated factor 4-like isoform X2, whose translation is MDAVNAFNMELFSMIDMKPPISRAKMMSVTKSAIKAIKLYKHVVQIVEKFIKKCKPELKVPGLYVVDSIVRQSRHQFGVDKDVFGPRFLKNFTDTFQNLYRCPEDDKSKIVRVLNLWQKNGVFEMDIIQPLLDMATGSFVPAPSLEGPADPQAEPQPPPVTSASIAAAVPQLPSPDALAAVAQLFKSSQGQELQKMLQNFQQGEKTLAATIANNVPAHLQMPPAQLNPYSAHTEQKSSLAKQLLDRFDYDDEPEDGKNKEGSAQSLGVPENLFNQFPGQMPNMENVHLHMMGETGGNEYGGGTSHCEPMMMPDGYPSINEAYSQSRGGSREDLSMRREGRHKAYGRRSRSRSGSRSPRRRRSRSTSRSRRPRHRRSDSRSREQRWRSRSRSQDRNERQKDRERRQKGLPSIKSQTLSVCSTTLWVGQLDKRTQQSDVMSLLEEFGQIESINMIPPRGCAYIVMVHRQDAYTALHKLCSGSYKVNQKPIKIAWALNKGIKSAHKKFWDVERGVTYIPWSKVKVEELESYREGGMLDADTLNPEWNHVKDLNKPAAVNGAMESVPADGSVAAQIQVPPVQQAAAIGGLPAFPGPIMLSPTSMPPRGSPFIPAGFDPIKLPPGFSPAAAGTGKTTEESTQDPNGNNGTSSDTGSDNQLGSPGAPMMSLPGPVGPRPGMPPLQHPPGMPSPHLPPFLPPPNMPPMPPQMMPRGPMFPPDRFRMPMPFAPRGPPFQPRHPMGPEGMDDREGGHFRNGRPGFGCPPFHRGRW